The genomic segment TATTCTAAAATTAAATAAACTTTTGCCTTCCGGATTAAATATCTCAGTATGCATTAAATGTCTTATAGATAAAAAGGTTTCATTTGAACGATAATACCAGATATCTGCAACAAAAAGAATTGTCACTAAAATATCTATTATTAAGGCAGCACCAAGCCTCCCCCTTTCTTTAAAAAGAAATATTGGACTGCATACTAATACTATTATTGCTATATGCACCCAAAGTACTGGACTATCAAAATAAGCACTTCCTAAACTTATACTTGATGAATCTTGTGTCCTTAGCATAGATAATAGCAATGTTGATTTAGCTTGTAACATTGCTACCATAAATATAAATAACCAATTTCTTCGAACTAAATTTTTCATTCTTTCTTTTGTTTCCATTTTCATTCTCCATTAATATCCATTTTTCTTCCTACATTATAACTCAAACTTTATCTTTTACCAATATAATTTTATTAAAAGATAATTACAATATTTTAATGTTAATATGAATCTTACTTAAATTATAAATCATTATTACTAATTATCATAAGTTTAAAATTACTTATTATTATTAAATATTTTATAATTTCCTTAATTTATCGACGCTTAAGAGCTTAATTAATCAAAGTTTATCTTAAAATATCAAGTAATGCGATTAAATAGCTTTATAATTAATAAATTACACTAGAACCTATATAATATCAACCCGGAATCATTTACATATTAAGATAAAAAAAGGATAAAAGCTACTTGTGCAAATTCCTGATTTACATCAAAATTGCATACTTTTATCCAAAATAAAACTTATAATTTAAATAAACTACATTAATATATCAAACATATCCCTTCTTTTTTCATATTCCTAATACTCCACAATTAAAATTTCTCCATTAATATGTTTTATATAAAAAAATTGAGTATAATACTTTTATTAAGTGTTTCATTAGAAATCACAATAAAAGTATTATACTCATTTCAGTAAGTTTTATATTTAAATATAGTTTATATTAAAGTTCTTCTCCATTACTTTCTATTACTTTCTTATACCAATAAAAACTCTTTTTTCTTGATCTACTTAAGTCTCCATTTCCATCATTATCTTTATTAACATAAATAAATCCATATCTTTTTTTCATTTCTCCAGTTGATGCACTAACTAAATCAATACATCCCCAAGGAGTATATCCTATTAATTCTACTCCATCATTAACTGCTTCTTTCATCTCTTCAATATGTGCTTTTAAATAGTCAATTCTATATCCATCATTAATCGATCCATCTTCTTCAACTTTATCCACAGCACCTAAACCATTTTCCACAACCATTAAAGGAATTTGATATCTATTATAAATATTATTTAATGTCCATCTTAATCCTTTAGGGTCAATTTGCCATCCCCAATCACTTGCTTTAAGATATGGATTCTTTACACCTCCAAGTATATTTCCAGATGTTCTTTCTAATTCTGGATCTGTGCTTGAACAGTTTGACATATAATAACTAAATGTATAGAAATCTACACAACCTTCCTTTAGAATTTGCTCATCATTTTCTTCCATCTTTATTTCTATATTATTCTCTCTAAAAAATCTCTTTGCAAAACCAGGATAAGCTCCTCTTACTTGAACATCAGAACATAAAAAATTATTCAAATTATCTCTTTCCTGAGCTAAAAGTACATCTTCCGGATTACATGTATAAGGATATGTTGTCATATATGCAATCATACATCCTACCTTGAAATCTGTATTAATTTGGTGTGCCAGTTTAACAGCTTTTGCGCTTGCAATGAATTGGTGATGAAGAGCTTGAAATCTTATTTGTCTACTATCATCAATCTCTTTATTAAATTCAAGTTCACCACCTTTATCCAATAAAATTCCACCACCCATAAATGTACCAAATGGCATTGTTAAACAATTTATTTCGTTGAATGTGAGCCAATATTTTACGACATCCTTATATCTGTTAAATATTGTGTTGCAATATCTAACATAACAATCAATAACTTCTCTACTTGCCCACCCATTATACTTTTTAGTTAAACCAAAAGGTGTTTCATAGTGAGATATTGTAACTAATGGCTCAATGTTGTATTTTTTTAATTCTGCAAAAACATCATCATAGAATTTTAATCCTTCTTCATTTGGTTCTAACTCATCACCATTCGGAAAAATTCTAGTCCAATTTATTGACATTCTAAAGGTCTTAAACCCCATCTCAGCAAACAATTTAATGTCTTCTTTATAGTGATGATAAAAATCTATAGCTTCATGACTTGGATAATACGTTCCTTCTTCTAATTCTGGAGTTATTCTTCTTGGTGTAGTATGTGTACCACCTGTCATAACGTCTGATGTGCTAAGGCCTTTTCCACCCTCTCTATATCCACCTTCAAATTGGTTTGCAGCGGTTGCTCCTCCCCATAAGAAATCCTTTGGCAATCCTTGAAATTTATTATTTAACATTTTATCCCCACTTTCTTCAGTTTACAGTTAACTGTATA from the Clostridium beijerinckii genome contains:
- a CDS encoding glycoside hydrolase family 1 protein translates to MLNNKFQGLPKDFLWGGATAANQFEGGYREGGKGLSTSDVMTGGTHTTPRRITPELEEGTYYPSHEAIDFYHHYKEDIKLFAEMGFKTFRMSINWTRIFPNGDELEPNEEGLKFYDDVFAELKKYNIEPLVTISHYETPFGLTKKYNGWASREVIDCYVRYCNTIFNRYKDVVKYWLTFNEINCLTMPFGTFMGGGILLDKGGELEFNKEIDDSRQIRFQALHHQFIASAKAVKLAHQINTDFKVGCMIAYMTTYPYTCNPEDVLLAQERDNLNNFLCSDVQVRGAYPGFAKRFFRENNIEIKMEENDEQILKEGCVDFYTFSYYMSNCSSTDPELERTSGNILGGVKNPYLKASDWGWQIDPKGLRWTLNNIYNRYQIPLMVVENGLGAVDKVEEDGSINDGYRIDYLKAHIEEMKEAVNDGVELIGYTPWGCIDLVSASTGEMKKRYGFIYVNKDNDGNGDLSRSRKKSFYWYKKVIESNGEEL